The following proteins come from a genomic window of Mycobacterium sp. DL:
- a CDS encoding TetR/AcrR family transcriptional regulator: protein MLATTRRRGGELDAAIRSAVLDLLAAHGPDGVTMEAVAVAAHTSKPVLYRRWPDRRALLRDTLIGIAASSIPTHDTGSFRSDMLAVLRGWADLFDGDTGPLMRSIVMAVGADPELAATFHTDVIGSRKVEMNALIVRGIHRGEVRPDVPVDIVRELGQSVLWHRLLVSGDPITDGLVVQIVDDILARVVKP from the coding sequence ATGTTGGCCACCACCAGACGACGCGGCGGGGAACTCGACGCGGCCATTCGGTCGGCGGTGCTCGACCTGCTCGCCGCGCACGGCCCCGATGGAGTCACGATGGAGGCAGTCGCGGTGGCAGCGCACACCAGCAAGCCCGTGCTGTACCGGCGGTGGCCCGATCGGCGGGCACTGCTGCGGGACACGCTGATCGGCATCGCCGCCTCCTCGATCCCTACCCACGACACAGGCAGCTTCCGCAGTGACATGCTCGCCGTGTTGCGCGGCTGGGCCGACCTGTTCGACGGGGACACCGGGCCGTTGATGCGGTCGATCGTGATGGCGGTGGGAGCCGATCCGGAACTGGCGGCGACGTTTCACACCGACGTGATCGGCTCGCGGAAGGTCGAGATGAACGCGCTCATCGTGCGCGGCATCCACCGTGGTGAGGTCCGCCCCGACGTCCCCGTCGACATCGTGCGGGAACTCGGCCAGAGCGTGCTGTGGCACCGGCTGCTGGTCAGCGGCGACCCCATCACCGACGGGTTGGTGGTGCAGATCGTCGACGACATTCTGGCGCGGGTGGTGAAGCCGTGA
- the arfB gene encoding alternative ribosome rescue aminoacyl-tRNA hydrolase ArfB translates to MAEDLIVTRTLVVPASDLSERFSRSSGPGGQGVNTADSRVELSFDLARSSSVPEWLRDRMLARLGNRLIDGVLVVTASEHRAQLQNRIAARERMARVLRAAAAAPPPVRRPTKPTRGSKEQRIADKKRRGRDKMGRRGVWDRD, encoded by the coding sequence GTGGCCGAGGACCTGATCGTGACGCGCACCCTGGTGGTGCCCGCGTCCGATCTCAGCGAACGCTTCTCCAGGTCCTCCGGCCCTGGAGGGCAGGGCGTGAACACCGCCGACAGCCGGGTAGAGCTGTCGTTCGACCTCGCCCGCTCGTCCTCGGTGCCGGAGTGGTTGCGCGACCGGATGCTCGCCAGGCTGGGCAATCGTCTCATCGACGGCGTGCTGGTCGTGACGGCCAGCGAGCATCGCGCCCAACTCCAGAACCGCATCGCCGCCCGCGAGCGCATGGCCCGCGTCCTTCGGGCAGCGGCCGCCGCGCCACCGCCGGTGCGTCGGCCCACCAAACCCACACGAGGGTCGAAAGAGCAACGGATCGCGGACAAGAAGCGGCGGGGCCGCGACAAGATGGGACGCCGGGGCGTCTGGGACCGGGATTAG
- a CDS encoding ABC transporter permease, whose translation MSNRFAPGTFTPDPRPAAVPQMLNAQFGLEVRLLLRNGEQLLLTMFIPITLLVGLTLLPLGSFGDNRAATFVPAIMALAVISTAFTGQAIAVAFDRRYGALKRLGATALPVWGIVAGKSLAVVAVVFLQSILFGAIGFALGWRPPIAGLVLGAAIIALGTAVFAAIGLLLGGTLRAEIVLAIANLLWFVFAALGALTLEGGLVPSGLQWVARLTPSGALTEALSQAMILSVDWFGLAVLAVWGVVAGLGALRWFRFT comes from the coding sequence ATGAGCAACCGCTTCGCACCGGGGACGTTCACCCCCGACCCGCGCCCGGCCGCCGTTCCGCAGATGCTGAACGCGCAGTTCGGACTCGAGGTGCGCCTTCTGCTGCGCAACGGTGAGCAGCTTCTGCTCACGATGTTCATCCCGATCACGTTGCTGGTGGGACTCACGCTGCTGCCGCTGGGTTCTTTCGGGGACAACCGGGCGGCGACGTTCGTCCCGGCGATCATGGCGCTGGCCGTGATCTCCACCGCGTTCACCGGGCAGGCGATCGCGGTGGCCTTCGACCGCCGCTACGGCGCGCTCAAGAGGCTGGGGGCGACCGCCCTGCCCGTCTGGGGCATCGTCGCCGGAAAGTCGCTCGCGGTCGTCGCCGTGGTGTTCCTGCAGTCGATCCTGTTCGGCGCCATCGGTTTTGCGCTGGGATGGCGCCCCCCGATCGCCGGACTCGTCCTGGGCGCCGCCATCATCGCGCTCGGCACCGCGGTGTTCGCCGCGATCGGTCTGTTGCTGGGCGGCACCCTGCGTGCCGAGATAGTCCTGGCGATCGCCAACCTGCTGTGGTTCGTGTTCGCCGCCCTGGGCGCCCTCACGTTGGAAGGCGGCCTGGTTCCGTCCGGGCTGCAATGGGTGGCGCGGTTGACACCGTCGGGGGCGCTCACCGAGGCGCTGTCCCAGGCGATGATCCTGTCAGTGGACTGGTTCGGCTTGGCCGTGCTCGCGGTGTGGGGCGTCGTCGCCGGTCTGGGCGCGCTGCGCTGGTTCCGATTCACCTGA
- the tkt gene encoding transketolase, producing MTTLEEITSLTRPNHPDDWTDLDTQSVDTVRVLAADAVQKVGNGHPGTAMSLAPLAYTLFQRQMRHDPGDVHWLGRDRFILSCGHSSLTVYLQLYLGGFGLELSDIEALRTWKSKTPGHPEFRHTAGVEITTGPLGQGLASAVGMAMAARYERGLFDPDAAPGTSPFDHFIYVIASDGDIEEGVTSEASSLAGTQQLGNLIVFYDKNQISIEHDTDIALSEDVAARYRAYGWHVQEVEGGENVAGIEEAIEAAKKVTDKPSFIALRTIIGYPAPTKMNTGGVHGSALGDDEVAATKKVLGFDPDKTFEVRDEVIEHTRKLVDRGREAHEKWQPEFDAWAEREPERKKLLDRLLAQELPDGWDADLTYWEPGSKAVATRAAFGQVLNDVAPNLPELWGGSADLAGSNNTTIKGVKSFGPPSISTEDFTADWYGRVLHFGIREHAMGSILSGIVLHGPTRAFGGTFLQFSDYMRPAVRLASLMDIDTIYIWTHDSIGLGEDGPTHQPIEHLAALRAIPNLSVVRPGDPNETAYAWRSIIARGNGSGPVGFILTRQGVPVLEGTDADGVARGGYVLGGGSPADDADVILIATGSELQLAVEARNTLRDKNISAYVVSMPCVEWFESQPKEYRDSVLPPRVSARVAIEAAVAQSWYKLVGDTGEIISIEHYGESADDKTLFREFGFTPEAVVAAAERTIAN from the coding sequence GTGACCACGCTGGAAGAGATCACTTCCCTCACCCGACCGAACCATCCGGATGACTGGACGGACCTGGATACGCAGTCAGTCGACACTGTTCGGGTGCTGGCCGCCGACGCCGTGCAGAAAGTCGGCAACGGCCATCCCGGCACGGCGATGAGCCTGGCTCCCCTGGCCTACACACTCTTCCAACGTCAGATGCGCCACGACCCCGGTGACGTGCACTGGCTGGGGCGCGACCGGTTCATCCTGTCCTGTGGTCATTCCAGCCTCACCGTCTATCTGCAGCTGTATCTGGGTGGCTTCGGGCTCGAGCTGTCCGACATCGAAGCCTTGCGGACCTGGAAGTCCAAGACGCCGGGCCACCCCGAGTTCCGGCACACCGCCGGTGTGGAGATCACCACCGGCCCGCTCGGCCAGGGCCTCGCGTCGGCCGTGGGGATGGCGATGGCGGCGCGCTACGAGCGTGGCCTGTTCGATCCGGATGCCGCGCCGGGCACCAGCCCCTTCGACCACTTCATCTACGTGATCGCCTCCGACGGCGACATCGAGGAGGGCGTCACCAGCGAGGCTTCGTCGCTGGCCGGCACCCAGCAACTCGGCAACCTCATCGTGTTCTACGACAAGAACCAGATCTCCATCGAGCACGACACCGACATCGCGCTCTCCGAGGACGTCGCGGCCCGCTACCGGGCCTACGGCTGGCACGTCCAGGAAGTGGAAGGCGGCGAGAACGTCGCCGGCATCGAAGAAGCCATCGAAGCGGCCAAGAAGGTCACCGACAAGCCGTCGTTCATCGCGCTCCGGACCATCATCGGTTATCCCGCCCCGACGAAGATGAACACCGGCGGGGTGCACGGCTCCGCCTTGGGCGACGACGAGGTCGCGGCCACCAAGAAGGTGCTCGGCTTCGACCCGGACAAGACGTTCGAGGTGCGCGACGAGGTCATCGAGCACACCCGCAAGCTGGTCGATCGCGGTCGCGAGGCCCACGAGAAGTGGCAGCCCGAATTCGATGCGTGGGCCGAGCGCGAACCCGAGCGCAAGAAGCTGCTCGACCGCCTGCTGGCGCAGGAACTCCCCGACGGCTGGGACGCCGACCTCACGTACTGGGAGCCGGGATCAAAAGCCGTTGCGACCCGCGCAGCCTTCGGCCAGGTGCTCAACGACGTGGCGCCGAACCTGCCCGAGCTGTGGGGCGGCTCCGCCGACCTCGCGGGCAGCAACAACACCACCATCAAGGGCGTCAAGTCCTTTGGTCCGCCGTCGATTTCGACCGAGGACTTCACCGCCGACTGGTACGGACGGGTGCTGCACTTCGGTATCCGCGAGCATGCGATGGGCTCGATTCTGTCGGGCATCGTGCTGCACGGTCCGACCCGGGCGTTCGGCGGGACGTTCCTGCAGTTCTCCGACTACATGCGTCCGGCGGTGCGACTGGCGTCGCTGATGGACATCGACACCATCTACATCTGGACCCACGACTCGATCGGCCTCGGCGAGGACGGACCCACCCACCAGCCGATCGAGCATCTGGCCGCGTTGCGGGCGATCCCGAACCTCTCGGTCGTTCGCCCGGGTGACCCCAACGAGACCGCCTATGCGTGGCGCAGCATCATCGCCCGCGGCAACGGCAGCGGGCCGGTCGGGTTCATCCTGACCCGCCAGGGGGTACCCGTGCTGGAAGGCACCGACGCCGACGGTGTGGCACGGGGCGGCTACGTTCTCGGCGGCGGCTCACCCGCCGACGACGCCGACGTGATCCTCATCGCGACCGGCTCTGAATTGCAGTTGGCGGTTGAGGCCCGAAACACTCTGCGGGACAAGAACATCTCTGCGTACGTCGTTTCGATGCCATGCGTGGAGTGGTTCGAGTCGCAGCCCAAGGAGTACCGCGACAGCGTGCTGCCCCCGAGAGTCTCGGCGAGGGTTGCCATCGAGGCCGCGGTGGCGCAGAGCTGGTACAAGCTCGTCGGCGACACCGGCGAGATCATCTCGATCGAGCACTACGGCGAGTCTGCCGACGACAAGACGTTGTTCCGCGAGTTCGGCTTCACCCCAGAGGCTGTGGTGGCTGCCGCAGAGCGCACGATCGCCAACTAG
- a CDS encoding heme o synthase yields MILGYIALTKPRVIELLLVTTIPAMLLADRGTVDPLLILNTLVGGLLAAAGANTLNCVADADIDKMMKRTERRPLARATVPRSHALVFGLALSVGSFFWLWWTTNLLSAHLAGATIAFYVLVYTLLLKRRTSQNVVWGGAAGCMPVMIGWSAVTGTIQWPALVMFLIIFFWTPPHTWALAMRYKEDYKAAGVPMLPAVATEQQVTKQILIYTWLTVVATLALALTTGWLYAAVAIVAGTWFLVMAHQLYAGVRRGEPVKPLRLFLQSNNYLAVVFCALAVDSALALPTLLSV; encoded by the coding sequence GTGATTCTCGGCTACATCGCGCTGACCAAGCCTCGTGTCATCGAGTTGCTTCTCGTCACCACCATCCCGGCCATGCTGCTCGCCGACCGCGGCACCGTGGACCCATTGTTGATCCTCAACACCCTGGTCGGCGGACTGCTCGCGGCCGCAGGCGCCAACACGCTGAACTGCGTTGCCGACGCCGACATCGACAAGATGATGAAGCGCACCGAGCGCCGGCCGCTGGCCCGCGCGACGGTGCCCAGAAGCCACGCGCTGGTGTTCGGGCTGGCGCTGTCGGTCGGGTCGTTCTTCTGGTTGTGGTGGACGACCAACCTGCTCTCCGCCCATCTTGCGGGCGCCACCATCGCCTTCTATGTGCTGGTGTACACGCTGCTGCTCAAGCGGCGCACCTCGCAGAACGTGGTGTGGGGTGGAGCGGCGGGCTGCATGCCGGTGATGATCGGCTGGTCCGCGGTGACCGGCACGATCCAGTGGCCCGCGTTGGTGATGTTCCTGATCATCTTCTTCTGGACGCCTCCGCACACCTGGGCGCTGGCCATGCGTTACAAAGAGGACTACAAAGCCGCAGGCGTGCCGATGCTCCCGGCTGTGGCCACCGAGCAGCAGGTCACCAAGCAGATTCTGATCTACACCTGGCTCACCGTCGTGGCGACGCTGGCTTTGGCGCTGACCACAGGCTGGCTCTATGCGGCGGTGGCGATCGTGGCAGGCACCTGGTTCCTGGTGATGGCCCACCAGTTGTATGCAGGCGTGCGCCGGGGCGAGCCGGTGAAACCACTGAGGCTGTTCCTGCAGTCGAACAACTACCTCGCCGTGGTGTTCTGCGCGCTGGCCGTGGACTCGGCTCTGGCGCTGCCCACCCTGCTCTCGGTCTAA
- a CDS encoding heme A synthase, producing MPVGRLFLRLVDLLPEPSLRVQRIVAAAVVLTQGGIAVTGAIVRVTASGLGCPTWPQCFPGSFTPVPHAEVPGVHQAVEFGNRLLTFLVVLTAAAAVVVLIRARRRREVLVYAWLMPASTVVQAVIGGITVLTGLLWWTVAIHLLASMTMVWVATLLFVKVGEPDSGVPTARVPKPLRQLTVLCGVALSAVLVTGTMVTGAGPHAGDKSLDRPVPRLQIEITTLVHMHSSLLVAYLSLLVALGFALLAVRAPKPVLTRLGVVVAVAAAQGLLGTVQYFNDVPAALVAMHVAGAAVCTAATAALWASMRERAEPEPVESRLHT from the coding sequence GTGCCCGTCGGACGACTCTTCCTCCGGCTCGTCGATCTGCTTCCGGAACCGAGCCTGCGAGTTCAGCGGATAGTCGCCGCGGCCGTGGTCCTGACCCAGGGCGGAATCGCCGTCACCGGTGCGATCGTGCGGGTCACCGCCTCCGGACTCGGGTGCCCGACCTGGCCGCAGTGCTTCCCCGGCAGCTTCACACCGGTCCCGCATGCGGAGGTGCCCGGTGTGCATCAGGCCGTCGAGTTCGGCAACCGCCTGCTGACCTTCCTGGTGGTGCTCACCGCCGCAGCCGCGGTGGTCGTCCTCATCCGCGCCCGCCGCCGGCGCGAGGTACTCGTCTACGCCTGGTTGATGCCGGCGTCGACGGTGGTCCAGGCCGTGATCGGCGGCATCACCGTGTTGACGGGGCTGCTGTGGTGGACAGTGGCCATCCATCTACTCGCATCGATGACGATGGTGTGGGTCGCGACGCTGCTGTTCGTCAAAGTCGGCGAGCCCGACAGCGGGGTGCCGACGGCCCGGGTGCCCAAGCCTCTGCGGCAGCTGACCGTGCTCTGCGGGGTCGCCCTGTCCGCGGTCCTGGTGACGGGCACCATGGTCACCGGCGCGGGTCCGCACGCCGGGGACAAGAGCCTGGACAGACCCGTGCCGCGGCTGCAGATCGAGATCACGACGCTGGTGCACATGCACTCGTCGCTGCTGGTCGCCTACCTGTCGCTGCTGGTGGCCCTCGGGTTCGCTCTGCTGGCCGTGCGCGCACCGAAGCCGGTGCTGACCCGACTCGGCGTCGTGGTGGCGGTGGCGGCGGCCCAGGGACTCCTCGGCACGGTGCAGTACTTCAACGACGTGCCCGCCGCGTTGGTGGCCATGCATGTGGCGGGCGCGGCGGTCTGCACGGCGGCCACCGCGGCGCTATGGGCGTCGATGAGAGAACGGGCCGAGCCCGAACCGGTCGAGAGCCGCCTCCACACCTAG
- the tal gene encoding transaldolase gives MTQNQNLAALAAAGVSVWLDDLSRDRLQTGNLQELIDTKSVVGVTTNPSIFQAALSKGDAYDAQVKELAERGADVDATIRTVTTDDVRNACDVLAKQYELSGGIDGRVSIEVDPRLAHDTDKTILQAIELWKIVDRPNLLIKIPATEAGLPAITAVIAEGISVNVTLIFSVERHRLVMDAYLAGLEKAKEAGHDVSRIHSVASFFVSRVDTEIDARLEKIGSQDALALRGKAGVANARLAYAAYEEVFLGGDRFAPLKADGARVQRPLWASTGVKNPDYSDTLYVTELVAPNTVNTMPEKTMDAVADHGVITGDTVTGRAAESQDIFDQLSAIGIDLTDVFLVLENEGVEKFEKSWQELLEATQGQLEDKKS, from the coding sequence ATGACCCAGAACCAGAATCTGGCCGCACTGGCCGCCGCAGGCGTATCGGTGTGGCTCGACGACCTGTCCCGCGACCGGCTGCAGACCGGCAATCTACAGGAGCTGATCGATACCAAGTCGGTGGTCGGCGTGACGACCAACCCGTCGATCTTCCAGGCCGCCCTGTCGAAGGGTGATGCCTACGACGCCCAGGTCAAGGAGCTCGCCGAACGGGGCGCCGACGTCGACGCGACGATCCGTACGGTCACCACCGACGATGTCCGCAACGCCTGCGACGTGCTGGCCAAGCAGTACGAGCTTTCCGGCGGGATCGACGGACGGGTCTCCATCGAGGTCGACCCGCGGCTCGCCCACGACACCGACAAGACGATCCTGCAGGCCATCGAGCTCTGGAAGATCGTCGACCGGCCCAACCTGCTGATCAAGATCCCCGCCACCGAGGCAGGACTGCCGGCGATCACTGCCGTCATTGCCGAGGGAATCTCGGTGAACGTGACGCTGATCTTCTCGGTGGAACGCCATCGACTGGTGATGGACGCCTATCTCGCCGGGTTGGAGAAGGCGAAGGAGGCCGGCCACGACGTATCGCGGATCCATTCCGTCGCATCATTTTTCGTCTCGCGGGTGGACACGGAGATCGACGCCCGGCTCGAGAAGATCGGCAGCCAGGACGCACTGGCACTCCGCGGCAAGGCTGGTGTCGCCAACGCGCGGTTGGCCTATGCCGCCTACGAGGAGGTGTTCCTCGGCGGTGATCGATTCGCCCCCCTCAAGGCCGACGGCGCCCGGGTCCAGCGACCACTGTGGGCCTCGACCGGCGTGAAGAACCCGGACTACTCGGACACGCTCTACGTCACCGAGTTGGTCGCCCCCAACACCGTCAACACCATGCCCGAGAAGACCATGGATGCCGTCGCCGACCACGGAGTGATCACCGGAGACACGGTGACCGGGCGCGCGGCGGAGTCTCAGGACATCTTCGACCAGCTCTCCGCGATCGGCATCGACCTCACCGACGTGTTCCTGGTGCTGGAGAACGAGGGCGTCGAGAAGTTCGAGAAGTCCTGGCAGGAGTTGCTCGAGGCCACCCAGGGCCAGCTCGAAGACAAGAAGTCCTGA
- the zwf gene encoding glucose-6-phosphate dehydrogenase, producing MGDSSTGSDTWVNPLRDKRDKRMPRIAGPCGVVIFGVTGDLARKKLMPAIYDLANRGLLSPSFSLIGFARRDWADEDFAEVVYDAVKQHARTPFRQEVWDRLAEGFRFVQGTFDDDKAFEQLSETLNKLDAERGTGGNHAFYLSIPPKAFPQVLQQLSKSGLAKKTDGSWSRVIIEKPFGHDLSSAEDLNTLVNSVFPESSVFRIDHYLGKETVQNILALRFANQLFEPVWNAHYVDHVQITMAEDIGLGGRGGYYDGVGAARDVIQNHLLQLLALTAMEEPVSFHPSELQAEKIKVLSATQLAEPLDLNTSRGQYAAGWQGGEKVVGLLDEEGFSKTSTTETFAAITVDIDTRRWAGVPFYLRTGKRLGRRVTEIALIFKRAPHLPFDATMTEELGKNALVIRVQPDEGITLRFGSKIPGNKMEVRDVSMDFSYGSAFAEDSPEAYERLILDVLLGEPSLFPLNAEVELAWKILDPALEYWSSHGTPDAYESGTWGPASAFEMLQRSGREWRRP from the coding sequence ATGGGTGACAGCAGCACCGGCTCCGACACCTGGGTGAATCCGCTGCGCGACAAGCGGGACAAGCGAATGCCGCGCATCGCCGGACCGTGCGGGGTGGTGATCTTCGGTGTGACGGGCGATCTCGCCCGCAAGAAACTGATGCCGGCAATCTACGACCTGGCCAACCGCGGCCTGCTGTCCCCCAGCTTCTCGCTCATCGGCTTCGCACGCCGGGACTGGGCGGACGAAGACTTCGCCGAGGTCGTCTACGACGCGGTGAAGCAGCACGCGCGCACGCCGTTCCGTCAGGAGGTGTGGGACCGGCTGGCGGAGGGGTTCCGGTTCGTGCAGGGCACTTTTGACGACGACAAGGCGTTCGAGCAGCTCAGTGAGACCCTGAACAAGCTTGACGCCGAGCGGGGCACCGGCGGCAATCACGCGTTCTACCTTTCGATTCCGCCGAAGGCGTTCCCGCAGGTGCTCCAGCAGCTGTCCAAATCCGGACTGGCCAAGAAGACGGACGGCTCCTGGAGCCGGGTGATCATCGAGAAGCCCTTCGGCCACGACCTGTCCAGCGCCGAGGATCTTAACACCTTGGTGAACAGCGTCTTTCCCGAGTCGTCGGTGTTCCGCATCGATCACTACCTGGGCAAGGAGACCGTCCAGAACATCTTGGCGCTGCGCTTCGCCAATCAATTGTTCGAGCCGGTCTGGAATGCCCACTACGTCGACCACGTCCAGATCACGATGGCCGAGGACATCGGGCTGGGCGGCCGCGGCGGCTACTACGATGGCGTCGGCGCGGCCCGCGACGTGATCCAGAACCATCTCCTGCAGTTGCTGGCGCTGACGGCGATGGAAGAACCGGTGAGCTTTCACCCGTCGGAGTTGCAGGCCGAGAAGATCAAGGTGCTTTCGGCGACCCAACTCGCCGAGCCGCTGGACCTCAACACCTCGCGGGGCCAATACGCCGCCGGTTGGCAGGGCGGCGAGAAGGTCGTCGGCCTTCTCGATGAGGAGGGATTCTCCAAGACCTCGACCACGGAGACCTTCGCAGCGATCACGGTTGATATCGACACTCGCCGCTGGGCCGGCGTGCCGTTCTATCTGCGTACCGGTAAGCGGTTGGGGCGCAGGGTGACCGAGATCGCGTTGATCTTCAAACGCGCGCCTCATCTGCCGTTCGACGCGACCATGACCGAGGAACTCGGGAAGAACGCGCTGGTGATCCGGGTGCAGCCTGACGAAGGCATCACTCTGCGATTCGGCTCCAAGATTCCGGGCAACAAAATGGAGGTCCGCGATGTCAGCATGGACTTCTCCTACGGCTCAGCCTTCGCCGAGGACTCCCCCGAGGCCTACGAACGCCTGATCCTCGACGTGCTGCTCGGTGAGCCCTCGCTGTTCCCGCTCAACGCGGAGGTGGAGTTGGCCTGGAAGATCCTGGATCCCGCACTGGAGTACTGGTCGTCGCACGGCACGCCAGACGCATATGAATCAGGAACCTGGGGCCCCGCCTCGGCATTCGAGATGCTGCAACGGTCGGGCCGCGAATGGAGAAGGCCATGA
- a CDS encoding quinone oxidoreductase produces MYAIEVAETGGPEVLSYVEHPQPSPGPGQILIKAEAVGVNFIDTYFRSGLYPREVPFVVGTEVCGTIEAVGEDVAALTVGDRVVTAQGFGAYAEYCLAPADFVAYVPEGVAPDVAASALLKGMTAHYLIKSTYPVQQGDTVLMHAGAGGVGLILTQWATSLAASVITTVSTPDKAELSRQAGAVAVLDYPDDPQSFGDQIRELTEGNGVAAVYDGVGASTFDASLASLAVRGTLALFGAASGPVPPFDPQRLNAAGSVFLTRPNLAHHTRTADEFSWRAGELLTAIADGTLTVTVSNRYELRDAEQAHRDLQGRKTVGSVVLIP; encoded by the coding sequence ATGTACGCCATCGAAGTCGCCGAGACCGGCGGGCCCGAAGTCCTGTCCTATGTCGAACACCCGCAACCCTCACCGGGTCCCGGACAGATACTGATCAAGGCCGAGGCCGTCGGCGTGAACTTCATCGACACCTACTTCCGGTCCGGCCTGTACCCGCGCGAGGTTCCGTTCGTCGTGGGCACCGAGGTCTGCGGAACCATCGAGGCGGTCGGAGAGGACGTGGCCGCGCTCACCGTGGGCGACCGGGTGGTGACCGCACAAGGGTTCGGCGCCTACGCCGAATACTGTTTGGCGCCAGCTGATTTTGTCGCCTACGTGCCTGAGGGAGTGGCCCCGGACGTGGCAGCGTCGGCGCTCCTCAAAGGGATGACGGCCCACTACCTGATCAAGTCGACCTACCCGGTGCAGCAGGGTGACACCGTGCTGATGCATGCCGGTGCTGGCGGGGTGGGGCTGATCCTCACCCAGTGGGCGACCAGCCTCGCCGCATCGGTCATCACGACGGTGTCCACCCCCGACAAGGCCGAGTTGTCCCGGCAGGCGGGCGCAGTCGCCGTGCTCGACTACCCCGACGATCCGCAATCCTTCGGCGATCAGATCCGTGAGTTGACCGAGGGCAACGGCGTCGCCGCGGTGTACGACGGCGTGGGCGCGTCGACGTTCGACGCCAGCCTGGCCAGTCTGGCCGTGCGCGGCACGCTGGCTCTGTTCGGCGCGGCCAGCGGTCCGGTGCCGCCGTTCGACCCGCAGCGCCTCAACGCTGCGGGCTCGGTGTTTTTGACCCGACCGAACCTGGCACACCACACCCGCACAGCGGATGAATTCTCCTGGCGGGCCGGCGAACTGCTCACCGCGATCGCCGACGGCACACTGACCGTCACGGTGAGCAACCGGTACGAGCTCCGCGACGCCGAGCAGGCCCACCGCGATCTGCAGGGGCGAAAGACCGTCGGCTCGGTGGTGCTGATCCCCTAG
- the opcA gene encoding glucose-6-phosphate dehydrogenase assembly protein OpcA yields MIVDLPDSTTDVINKKIVALREEGGAITLGRVLTLVIAPDSEALLEDSIEAANAASREHPCRVIVVTPGDRLADKARLDAQLRVGRDAGANEVVVLRLSGPLAKHASSVVMPFLLPDTPVVTWWPDVAPRVPADDPLGKLAIRRITDATNGADPLECIKSRLKGYTSGDTDLAWSRITYWRALLTSALDQAPHEPVTSAVVSGLKTEPALDILAGWLASRIDGQVQRAVGELKVELVRPTETITLSRPQEGITATITRTAKPDALVPLARRETRECLAEDMRRLDPDEIYHEALGGIDKVVYI; encoded by the coding sequence ATGATCGTCGATCTGCCGGACAGCACCACCGACGTCATCAACAAGAAGATCGTCGCACTCCGCGAGGAAGGCGGTGCCATCACGCTCGGTCGCGTCCTGACGTTGGTCATCGCACCGGATAGTGAAGCGCTGCTGGAAGATTCGATAGAGGCCGCCAACGCTGCCAGCCGGGAGCACCCGTGTCGGGTGATCGTCGTGACTCCTGGTGACCGCCTTGCCGACAAGGCCCGTCTCGATGCGCAATTGCGCGTCGGCAGGGATGCCGGAGCCAACGAGGTCGTCGTGCTACGACTGTCCGGCCCACTGGCCAAGCACGCGAGCAGTGTCGTGATGCCGTTTCTGCTGCCTGACACCCCTGTCGTGACGTGGTGGCCCGATGTCGCGCCCCGGGTACCCGCCGACGATCCCCTGGGCAAGTTGGCGATCCGCCGGATCACGGATGCGACCAACGGCGCTGACCCACTGGAGTGCATCAAGAGCCGGCTCAAGGGGTACACCTCGGGTGACACCGACCTGGCGTGGAGCCGGATCACCTACTGGCGAGCGCTGCTGACGTCGGCGCTGGATCAGGCGCCACACGAACCGGTCACCTCGGCGGTGGTGTCGGGGCTGAAGACCGAACCCGCACTGGACATCCTGGCAGGCTGGCTGGCAAGTCGCATCGACGGCCAGGTGCAACGCGCCGTCGGCGAGCTCAAGGTCGAACTGGTCCGTCCCACCGAGACCATCACCCTCAGTCGCCCACAGGAGGGCATCACTGCCACGATCACCCGCACGGCCAAGCCGGACGCACTTGTTCCGTTGGCGCGCAGGGAAACCCGGGAGTGCTTGGCCGAGGACATGCGCCGACTCGACCCCGACGAGATTTACCACGAAGCGCTGGGAGGCATCGACAAGGTGGTCTACATATGA